A genome region from Vicinamibacteria bacterium includes the following:
- a CDS encoding DUF6624 domain-containing protein: MDEPLKQELLKMAARDEAVRDELVASGELFDGYHPSMERVHLEHAERLAAIVAQYGWPGVERVGADGEEAAWLILQHAISDP, encoded by the coding sequence ATGGACGAACCGCTGAAGCAGGAGCTTCTGAAAATGGCCGCGCGCGACGAGGCCGTTCGCGATGAGCTCGTCGCTTCGGGGGAACTTTTCGATGGGTATCACCCATCGATGGAGCGCGTACACCTCGAGCATGCCGAACGCCTCGCCGCAATCGTTGCCCAGTACGGCTGGCCGGGTGTCGAACGCGTCGGGGCCGACGGTGAGGAGGCCGCGTGGCTCATCCTTCAGCACGCCATCAGCGATCCGC
- a CDS encoding AAA family ATPase — translation MNKIAIAGKGGTGKTTLAGTLARLIARTGREVWAIDADSNPNLAVTLGLQESATSELIPIPRTILSESTDENGKRKLELGMPAREVRDRFGMTGPDNVALLVMGKVDHAGTG, via the coding sequence ATGAACAAGATAGCCATTGCCGGGAAAGGCGGGACGGGAAAAACGACGCTCGCGGGAACGCTCGCCCGCCTGATCGCGCGAACGGGTCGCGAGGTTTGGGCCATCGACGCCGACTCGAACCCGAATCTCGCCGTGACCCTCGGTCTGCAGGAATCGGCGACTTCTGAGCTCATCCCGATTCCGAGGACGATCCTTTCGGAGTCGACGGACGAGAACGGCAAGCGAAAGCTCGAGCTCGGCATGCCGGCGCGGGAAGTTCGGGACCGTTTCGGGATGACCGGGCCCGACAACGTTGCGCTTCTCGTCATGGGCAAGGTCGACCATGCGGGAACCGGGTGA
- a CDS encoding hydrogenase maturation protease, whose product MRRILVAGVGNVLRGDDGFGIRLLHKLESGKLGRNSAIRFWESGIAGVSLVQELLDGYDALVVLDAIDNRGRPGELFVFEPDLDALRSEGDNPSRAVDLHEATPRDVLRMAAALGVLPERVWIVGTQPGSCDELTDRLTPEVARAVDDACRRVEELIAGFVAQDVSLVDEVLQVLYWLRGEGLAPDVAPKDLERWLGLGAVAIAPLLERMVGLGLAEATRAGRYRLSALGLDEGGRRFADEFSEITKPGHGECGDPSCECYESGDPADCRHNVM is encoded by the coding sequence ATGCGGCGGATTCTCGTGGCTGGCGTGGGAAACGTCCTCCGGGGCGACGACGGTTTCGGAATCCGCCTGCTCCACAAGCTCGAGAGCGGCAAACTAGGCCGCAATTCGGCGATTCGGTTCTGGGAAAGCGGCATCGCCGGCGTGAGTCTCGTCCAGGAGCTCTTGGACGGTTACGACGCTCTGGTCGTGCTCGACGCCATCGACAACCGGGGCCGGCCGGGCGAGCTCTTCGTATTCGAGCCCGACCTCGACGCTCTTCGAAGCGAAGGAGATAACCCTTCCCGCGCCGTCGACTTGCACGAGGCGACGCCTCGAGACGTTTTGCGGATGGCGGCGGCACTCGGCGTGCTTCCCGAGCGTGTATGGATCGTGGGCACTCAGCCCGGCTCGTGCGACGAGCTCACCGACCGGCTCACGCCCGAAGTAGCTCGCGCCGTCGACGATGCCTGCCGTCGGGTCGAGGAGCTCATCGCCGGTTTCGTGGCCCAAGATGTCTCCCTGGTCGACGAGGTCCTGCAGGTTCTCTACTGGCTCCGGGGCGAAGGCCTCGCCCCGGATGTGGCACCCAAGGACCTCGAGCGATGGCTGGGTCTCGGCGCCGTCGCCATCGCGCCCCTGCTCGAGCGCATGGTTGGCCTCGGGCTCGCGGAAGCCACTCGTGCGGGACGATACCGCCTCTCGGCTCTCGGCCTCGACGAGGGCGGGCGAAGATTCGCCGACGAGTTCTCGGAGATCACGAAACCAGGTCACGGTGAGTGCGGGGATCCGAGCTGCGAATGTTACGAGAGCGGAGATCCCGCCGACTGCCGCCACAACGTCATGTAG
- a CDS encoding Rieske (2Fe-2S) protein: protein MSQSGNGQDPGVESHAARTAELVAELEALPDSEAKAKALELVENVDHLHRTCVWRLFEILSELGGKGLIERMVNEPAVKALFVLYDLIPSQPLTPVESPARVSAPFAGGFVPLSAIEGVHAEPSWHVVFAREDLPPGSLRAVEVDGTPLLLASTGDAVFAYRNSCGGSILPLHLGTLVDGEIHCPWHGCRYDVATGKKRGGIDGGLEAFRVVVDGDRIRIQRR, encoded by the coding sequence ATGTCCCAATCCGGCAATGGCCAGGATCCCGGGGTCGAGAGTCATGCGGCCCGCACCGCCGAGCTCGTCGCCGAGCTCGAGGCTCTCCCCGATTCCGAGGCGAAAGCGAAAGCCCTGGAGCTCGTCGAGAACGTCGACCATCTTCACCGTACGTGCGTCTGGCGCCTCTTCGAAATCCTTAGCGAGCTCGGCGGTAAAGGGCTCATCGAGCGCATGGTGAACGAGCCGGCGGTCAAGGCGCTCTTCGTCCTGTACGACTTGATCCCGAGCCAGCCCCTCACGCCGGTCGAATCACCCGCCAGGGTTTCGGCGCCTTTCGCAGGCGGCTTCGTGCCTCTGTCGGCCATCGAAGGCGTTCATGCCGAGCCGTCATGGCACGTGGTGTTCGCGCGAGAAGATCTTCCCCCCGGAAGCCTTCGCGCCGTCGAGGTCGATGGCACGCCGCTTCTGTTGGCGAGCACTGGCGACGCCGTCTTCGCCTATCGCAACAGCTGCGGGGGCAGCATACTCCCGCTACACCTCGGGACCCTCGTCGACGGAGAGATCCACTGCCCGTGGCACGGGTGTCGCTACGACGTGGCAACCGGAAAGAAGAGAGGTGGCATCGACGGCGGCCTCGAGGCCTTCCGCGTCGTCGTCGATGGCGATAGGATCCGCATCCAGAGGCGTTGA